From a single Rutidosis leptorrhynchoides isolate AG116_Rl617_1_P2 chromosome 5, CSIRO_AGI_Rlap_v1, whole genome shotgun sequence genomic region:
- the LOC139847591 gene encoding uncharacterized protein isoform X2 codes for MRRLPSQTQAEVENDDEAAEAAELCRMLMDDDEAERKKKKKAKSGDTGLVSVQQSNHNFKKKDKLKGNSTAKPMTRPDGSFSINQNAVKFQKDQPGWSLNSVYWSSV; via the exons ATGAGACGGTTGCCTTCACAAACACAGGCAGAAGTGGAAAATGACGATGAAGCTGCTGAAGCAGCAGAGTTATGCCGAATGCTCATGGACG ATGATGAGGCAGAacggaagaaaaaaaaaaaggcGAAATCAGGAGATACGGGACTGGTTTCTGTGCAGCAATCAAATCACAATTTCAAAAAGAAGGATAAGTTGAAAGGAAACTCGACTGCGAAGCCTATGACCCGACCCGATGGATCGTTTTCTATAAACCAGAATGCTGTGAAATTTCAAAAAGAT CAACCTGGATGGTCTCTTAATTCAGTTTATTGGAGCAGTGTATAG
- the LOC139847591 gene encoding transcription initiation factor TFIID subunit 1-like isoform X1, whose product MEVMSPVSKAVQSYNMNRLLVYTYREFRACQKRGVVPAIRANELSAQFVNVAEIPLKKRLSIFCDLQRGSWVMKQNRRILLEEELRSMVTPENVCAFESMLAGMYRLKRLGISMTHATGISSAMNQLPDEAIALAAASHIERELQIMSRIKIL is encoded by the exons ATGGAGGTAATGTCACCTGTATCAAAAGCAGTCCAATCGTATAATATGAATAGGCTACTTGTGTATACATACCGTGAGTTTCGTGCTTGTCAAAAGCGAGGCGTGGTGCCTGCCATTCGTGCAAATGAGCTGTCAGCACAGTTTGTAAATGTGGCTGAAATTCCTCTTAAGAAAAGGTTAAGTATATTTTGTGATCTTCAG AGGGGTTCATGGGTTATGAAGCAAAATCGTCGAATTCTGTTGGAGGAGGAGCTTAGAAGTATGGTTACACCTGAAAAT GTGTGCGCGTTTGAAAGCATGCTAGCTGGGATGTACAGACTAAAACGTCTAGGAATCAGCATGACTCATGCAACTGGTATCTCATCTGCAATGAATCAGCTTCCCGATGAAGCTATTGCTTTGGCTGCTGCGTCCCACATTGAGAGAGAATTACAAATTATGAGTCGAATCAAGATACTTTAG